GACTGCTGCTGCGTCAGGGCCACGGCTTCGGCCCCAACCGCTCCTATGCCAACGCGGGCGTCATGGCGCAGGTGGAGCTGCGCGTCGGCGACGAGTCACGGCTGCGCCTGTTCGGCACCAGCTATGGCTCGCGCTTCGCATCGCCGGGCGTGGTGCGGGAGACGGACGTGGTGGACTCCCGGATGCCGTGCGCTCCAGATTCGGACTCGCAGTTCTTCTGCTCCTACGGCCCCAACCAGGGCGGGGCGGGGCAGCGCCACATCCTCTCCGCTGAACTCCAGTCACGGCTGAAGCGCGGCGGGCGCTTCGTCCAGCAGGGCTACGTCATCCTGCGGCAGACGCGCATCCGCGACAACTTCACGGGCTTCCTGCTGGACACCACCCCGCCGGACGGAGAGCGCCAGCGCGGTGACAACACGGAAGGGTACTACCGCGGCTCCACCCTGGGCCTGCGGGGTCGCTACACCCCGGGACTGACGCTGTTGGGACAGCCGCAGCCGCTGGAGCTTGGCTACGTGGCCCGCTACGACGACGTGCGCACGCGCTCGCGCCGACTGAGGGACAGCGGCGGTGTGCCCTACGCCACCGTATTCGACAACCAGGTCCGCACCACGAACCTCGGGGCCTACGCCTCGTTGCGAGTCGCCCCCGTGTCGTGGCTCACCCTGCGCGGCGGCGTGCGCCTGGACACCTTCCTCTTCGGCGTGGACGACCACAACCGGCCCACCGAGGACCGCGATGGTCCCCGCCTCCCCGACGAGTCCCTGGAGGCCTACGGCTTCTTCGCCAGCCCGCGCGCCTCCGCCGAGCTTCGCCTGACGCCCCGGCTCACCTGGCTCACCAGCGCGGGCCTGGGCGCGCGCTCCAGCGACGCCGCCGCGCTGTCCGACGCGGAGCTGGCGCCCTACGCCCGCGTGGCCTCGGGCGAGACGGGACTGGGCTGGCGGCTGGACGGGCCGCTGGCGCTGGAGGCACGCGGCGCCTTCTTCGCCACGCGCGTGTCGCAGGACTTCGTGTTCGACGAGACGGTGGGCCGCAACCAGCCCGTGGGCGCATCGCAGCGGTTGGGCGCCTTCGTCAGCGCGCGCGGGACGCTGCGGGACCGGGTGGACATCCAGGCCTCGCTGGCCTGGGCGCGCGCCACGCTGCCGGTGCCTGGGGCCTCGGCGTGGAAGCTGTGGGATGGGACGGTGATGCCTTACATCCCGGAGCTGCTGGGCCGCGTGGATGCGTCGCTGCGAGGCACCACCCGCGTCGCGGGGCAGCAGGTGGACTGGAACGTGGCGCTGGGGCACAGCGCCATTGGCCCTCGGCCCCTGCCGCTGGACCGCTACAGCGCGCCCATCTTCCTGTTCGACGTGGGCACACGGGCCCGGTGGAAGGCAGTGGAGGTGGGGCTGTCGGTGGAGAACCTGCTCGACACGCGCTGGCGCGAGTCGGAGTTCAACTACGTGTCCAACTTCCGCGGTCCGGATGCGCCCGCCTCGCTGATGGCCACCCGCCACTTCACCGCGGGCGCGCCCCGCACCTTCATGGGCACGCTCACCCTGCACCTGGACCTCCAGGAGGACTCGCCATGACGTCTCCGCTGCACACCACCCGCCGCGCCTTCACGTGGATGTTGGGCACCGCGTTCGTGGGAGGCGCGTCCGCGTGTGGCCTCTCCGGCACGGGAGGCCGCGGCGTCACCTTCCGCATGGGCCTGCGCACCGCGAAGGCACCCGGGGAGGAATCGCTCGGCGAGTTCACCACCGACACGGGCTGGCGCATCCGCCTCTCGTCCGGGGTGATGGTGCTGGGGCCCATCTACATCTTCGAGAATGCCTCGCCGCTGGAGCCCACGGCCTCGGCGCCGCGCGTCCTGCGACAGCTGGGACAGTGGTTGCTGCCCACCGCGCACGCCCACGACGGGCACTTCTTCTCCGGCGGCACGGTGCTGGGCGAGTGGGACCGCGAGGTGGTGTTCGACCTGCTGGCGGAGGCGGGGGAGGTGCGGGAACTGGGGCGCTCGCCGGGCATCGCCGGGCTGGCGCGCTCCTTCTCGCTGCTGCTCCAGCCGCCGTCCCGGGCCCTGGGCGCGGAAGGGGCGGCGCTGGGAGGCCGGTCGATGATTCTGGAAGGAACCGCCTCCCGGCAGGAGACGCACGTCCCGTTCCGGGTGGCCCTGGACTTCCCGCCGCCCGTCGAGCTGCAACGGGTGGACTTCGTGCCCATCGCGGCGGAGCTCGACGAGGGCGGCCGCTTCGTCGTGGAGGTGCAGCCGCACTGCTGGTTCGAGGGCGCGCACTTCGACCGCGTGACGGTGCCCGAGGGCGGCGAGGTGGTGGACCTGACGCCCGACACGCAGGTGTACCGGGCGCTGACGCTCAACGTGCGCCGCTACACGGCCTTCGCCGGGACGTGGGAGCCCGCCTGACGCGCGTTCAGCGCGAGCCCTGCGGCACGGGCGTGGCGCCCTGGCTGGCGCCGCGCACCACCCCCAGCCAGACGAGCGACACGCCCATCCA
This genomic stretch from Myxococcus virescens harbors:
- a CDS encoding TonB family protein encodes the protein MWIPTLVLCVLSATGELPVTPPVPLDAPGPVLPAEVPPPEVPATVLLRLTIDRMGEVSQVEVRQSAGVAFDRAAMSAALRWRFQPARRGEEAIDVRVDVPVTFVPPVHGHHIEPVASGHAGADVSPGEAVAHGSGDARAPGGAASETESPPAAPAGTRQDASETEHSELLGPVAPQPPSFSTTVRGASQAPPPVAVGDFHIPVGQLADVPRRSASDLMLLAPGVMLANHGGEGHAESIYIRGFDAGEGKDVELRLNGVPLNEVSHAHGHGYADTYFIIPELVESLRVTEGPYDPSQGDFGVAGTVEYQLGLARRGLTASLSTGSYAARRLSLLWGPPEASEATFVGLLLRQGHGFGPNRSYANAGVMAQVELRVGDESRLRLFGTSYGSRFASPGVVRETDVVDSRMPCAPDSDSQFFCSYGPNQGGAGQRHILSAELQSRLKRGGRFVQQGYVILRQTRIRDNFTGFLLDTTPPDGERQRGDNTEGYYRGSTLGLRGRYTPGLTLLGQPQPLELGYVARYDDVRTRSRRLRDSGGVPYATVFDNQVRTTNLGAYASLRVAPVSWLTLRGGVRLDTFLFGVDDHNRPTEDRDGPRLPDESLEAYGFFASPRASAELRLTPRLTWLTSAGLGARSSDAAALSDAELAPYARVASGETGLGWRLDGPLALEARGAFFATRVSQDFVFDETVGRNQPVGASQRLGAFVSARGTLRDRVDIQASLAWARATLPVPGASAWKLWDGTVMPYIPELLGRVDASLRGTTRVAGQQVDWNVALGHSAIGPRPLPLDRYSAPIFLFDVGTRARWKAVEVGLSVENLLDTRWRESEFNYVSNFRGPDAPASLMATRHFTAGAPRTFMGTLTLHLDLQEDSP